Genomic segment of Truepera radiovictrix DSM 17093:
GCCCGCGAGACGGCAACTGGATTTCCCATCGTCCCCGCGAGCAGCATCAAGGGGGTGTTGCGGGATGGGCGCACCGACGAGGAGACAAACCAGCGCTACGGCTCACTGGACGCGGCCGCCAAGCTCACCTTCACTGATGCTAGGCTGCTCTGTTTGCCGGTGCGCTCCTACCGGGGCACCTTCGCCTTTGTGACCTGCCCGCTCATCATCAACCGCCTCAGGCGCGATGCGGGGGCTTTGGGGCTGGGCCTCGAGCTGCCTGACCTGCCTGAAACCCTCGACAAAGCCCACGTCACGGGGAACACGCTTCAACACGGTGGCAAGGTCTTATTCGAAGACATCGACCTAAGCGCCTTCGAGTGCCCGAACGCCAAAGCGCTTGCCAACGCGCTAGCCCAATATGCAGGGCTAGGCGAGAGCTTTAAGAGCCGCCTCGCCGTCGTTCCCAACGACATCTTCACCTTCTTCAGCGAGACGGCCACCGAGGTCGCGGCGCACATCGCCCTGGAAAGCGAAACCAAAACCGTCAAAGGCGGCGCGCTCTGGTACGAAGAGGCGCTGCCCGCCGAGAGCTTGCTCTCGAGCTTCGTTTTGAAAGAGCTTGACAAAAACGGTAAGCCCGTAAACTTCGACGCCAAAAAGCGTTCACCCCTCCAAATCGGCGGCAAAGGGAGCGTCGGCAAGGGGCTCTTGCGAGTCGTAGAGGCTAGCGGTGGCTAAGCTGCAGACGCGCGCTCAGGCGGACTTGAAACGGGCTGCCGAGGCTATCAGTTCACTGCAGCGCCAAAGTGACGGCGTGAAGAAGAACTACTTAAGCCGCGTCAAGCAGTTTCCGGCGCTGGTGATGACCGTGGGGCTGGCGCAGGCGCTGGCCTTTAGCGCTGAAAAAGCTGGGAAGGACAGCGACTTGGGTAAGGCGCACCAGAAGGTGCTCGAGCACACCGCCGCCATCCTTGGCGTATCCGACGCGCTTGCTGCCGCGCAAAATGCCGACGCCGCCCAGTACATGCACATGACCCGCCGCGTGCTCGCCGCCTGGGTCTACTACCGCCGCTTGGCCGTGAGCCTGCTTGACCCAGAGGGCAAGTTGGCTGCCGAAGGGGAGGATGAGGCGTGAGGCGGCTTGCTGGCTTTCCCCTCAAAGGGGCGTCGCACGCCGGGCACGCCATTCACCGCCTGTTGCCCCAAAAGGAGAGAGGGGGCGAAGACGCGCAGAAGGAGCGGCTAAAGACCATCGTCGCTCTGCCGATTTCCGACGCTTACGCCATCGCCTTCAAGCTTTGGCAAGAGCAGCTAGAAGAGCATGCTGCGAACGTTGCAGAGGCCGAAAAAGCCCTAAATGAACCGGTACCTGAGGAGCAGCGCACCGCCTGCGTCAAGCTGAGCGCCACCACCCGCGGCCCGCTCGCCATTGGTCTGGGCAACCCCAGCCCGTATGAAGTGGGCCTCACGCTCCACCACACCTACGGTGTCCCTTATCTGCCGGGCACAGCGCTCAAAGGGCTGGCGCGGCGGGCAGCGCTAAAGCAGGGTATGAGCGAAGCAGATGCGGCGTTTCGGGTGCTCTTTGGCGATACCAAGAGCGCGGGCTACGTGACCTTTTGGGATGGGTGGTTGGACGCGGGCTGCGAGAAGCCGCTGCAACTTGACACCATCACCGTGCACCACCCTGAGTACTATCAAGGCGGCAAGGCGTGGCCGACCGACTTTGACGACCCCAACCCGGTTGCGTTCTTGAGCGTGCGCGTGGGTGTGCGCTTTCAGCTGCGGCTGACTGGGCCAGGCGAATGGGTGACGCTCGCTGCGCAGCTCCTCGAGTGGGGGCTAACGCACCTGGGCTTAGGCGGTAAGACGAACGCGGGGTATGGGGACTTTGAGGTCAGGCGCGAGAAGTCCGAGGCTGAGCTTGCCGCCGAAAAGCGCCGCGAGGAGGAGGCGCGCGTGCTGCGGGCGCATCAGGACCGGTTTGAGACCTATCAGGGGCGCATCAACCGCTTGAGGATGAATAACCCCATGGGCGAGGTCAGCAACATCGTCAATGAGACGCAGAACCTGCCCGAACCCTTGCGGCGTCAGCTGTTAGAGGCGCTGCTTGAAAAGCTCGAGTCCGATAGCCGTACCCGCAACAGCGGCAAACTCCTCAAGAAGGTTCGAGACGCGCTCGAGGCTCTCTCATGATCATCCTCTCTTCGCTCGGCACGGGCCGATACCGCGAAGCTCGCTATCAGTCCGAGCATCATGCCGAGGACGTAACCACAGGACTTTTTGCGACCGTCCTACACAAATGGCACCCGGAAGCCAAGATCAAAATTCTTGCGACCAAAGCCGCACGTGAGAGTGAGAACGGTCGCTATCTTCAGGAGCATCACCCTGACTTTGAGTTGGTGGACATTCCCGAAGGGCGGAATGAAGCTGAGGCGTGGGCGCTCTTTGAAACGCTGGCTGACCCGGCGGTGTTGCCCGAAGGCGAACGGGTCATCTTCGACATCACCCATGGCTTACGCTCGCTGCCGATGCTGGGCTTTCTGGCGCTCTCCTACTTACGCGTGGTTCGGAACATCACGATTGAGAAGGTCTACTACGGGGCGTTAGAACTCACACCGAAGGGCGGAGAGAAACCCCTTACACCCGTCGTTGACCTGACCCCGCTGGTCAATCTGCTCGACTGGGCGCAGGCGGCCAAGCGCTTCCAGGATACGGGCGACGCGCGGCTTTTCAAAGCACTGCTTCGCGACAAAGAGCACCACGGCCTTAATTCCCTAGCAGATAAGTTGACGCAGTTTTCAGAAGCGATGGTGTACAACCGGACGCGTGAAGCAAGTCATGTTGTCAATCAGCTCAAAGGGGATGTCTCGAAGTCCAGAAAAGCCGTCATGACGCATAAACAAACGCCCTTTAATCTTGTTTTTGACCAAATAGATGGCGCGATCCGTGAGCTTTGCACTGAGGATGTGTCTGACGGACAAAGCTTGCTAATCGCCCATTATGGTCAGATTCAATGGTACTTGCAGAGGAAGCACTACGCCCAAGCCATTGCGCTGGCGCGTGAATGGCTGGTGTCGTTTTGGCTTTGGAAGGCTCACGGTCATTTTGACCATGAGCACAATGAGTTGATTTCTCGGGAGGTGGCAGAGGACTGGCTTAAAGAGAAGGCCAATGCTGACAAGCTGCGGAAGATGTCCTGGCAGGAAGCGCTCGACGCGGTTTCAAACAAGCCAAAAAACCGCGATATCGCGTGGTATCCGCTCATCAAGCTGTGGGGCGAATTGGCGGATGTGCGCAACGATTTTGCCCATTTCGGCTTTCGGTCAAATCCAAAGTCAACCACGACGCTTCAACGAGATATTTCGGAACTCATCGCTCGCATCCCCGCCGCCGTCCGCCCCCTCGGCCTCGAGCTCAACCCCCACACCCAAGGGAACGCATCATGAGCCAACGCATCATCTCCACCGTCGGCACCAGTCTGCTCACCAACGCCCGCCGTCTGGGTTTCAACCCGGACGACCCGCCGGCGCTGCATGCGCTGCTGCGGCAGCGCCCTCAAGAAGCCTGCGCCGAATCCAACGCGCTCTCTCGCCTGGCCCAAGCGGGCGACGAGCTGGTCTTCTTGCATTCCGACACCGAGGAAGGAGAGCGCTGCTCGCGGGTGCTGGCCGACTTTTTCACCGAACGCGGCTACAGGGCGCGGGGCGAGCGCGTCGCGGGGCTCAGCTACAACGAAAAGGGGTTTGTCCAGCGCGGTTTGAGGCGGTTCGTACGCTTGCTGGCCGAGGAGCTTCGGGAGGCGCAGCGCCGCGGCTTGACCCCTAGCATCAACGCCACGGGCGGTTTCAAAGCCGAAATCGCCTACGCCACGGCGGTCGGGCTGGTCTTTCAGACACCGGTCAGCTATATTCACGAGAAGTTCGGCGACATCGTCACCCTGCCCGCAACCCCCATTGCGTGGGACTACGCACTCTTCTCTTGGTACCGCGACTTTTTCGAGTGGGTCGACGCGGAGCCGCGCGCGACGCGCGAGGTGCAAAGGCGCCTGCGCGCCATGCCCGACGCGGTGGCCTTGCTCCTGGACGACGCCGAGGACGGCCACACCTACCTCTCGCCGCTGGGCGAAGCGTACCTGGAGGCGTTCAAGGGGCAGCAGGAGAGCCGCCGCCCGCTTCGGTTGTCGGCGAGCGCGGAGAAGACGTACCGCAACTTAGACCTCAGCGCGCAAGACCGCTACCGTCAGGTGCTCGAGCGCCTCCGCCTCGGCGAGGGGGGGGACTGGCAACGCAGCGCCGAGACGGTGCGGAATGGCATCTACAAGTTTCCGAAAGGCCACACGGCCGAGCGGGTATTTTTTAGCGAGCAGGACGGGGTGCTCTACGTGCTCGAGCTCTGCGGCCACGACGACGAGCGGCGTTACCAACACCTGATTGCGAGAATTGACTGGGATGACTACGACCAAGACGCCTTCACCGAGCTCCCCTGACGACCCCGTCCCCATCTCCGCGCTGCAGCACTACCTCTACTGCCCGCGCCAGTGCGCCCTCATCCATGTCGAGCAGACCTTTGAAGAGAACCTCTACACCCTGCGCGGTCGGCGCGTCCACGAACAGGCGCATGAGAGCGGCGGTGAAGTGGTCGCGGGGGTCAGGCTCGAGCGCGCCCTCCCCCTCTATTCGGAGAGCTTGGGCCTCATCGGCAAGGCAGACGTGGTGGAGTTTTTACCAGATGGTGCGCCCTACCCCGTCGAGTACAAGGCGGGGGCGCGCAAAAAACGCAACGCCGACGACGTGCAGCTCTGCGCGCAAGCGATGTGCTTGGAGGAGATGCTGGGCGTGAGCATCCCCGAGGGCAGCCTCTTTTACGACCGCTCGAAGCGGCGGCGGGTGGTGGCCTTTACCGAGGCGCTGCGGGAGACAGTGCAAAGCGCGGTGCAGCGGGTGCGCGAACTTTTTGAAGAGGCGACGCTCCCCGCACCCCCCGCCGACGAGCGCTGCAAGGCCTGCTCGCTCTTAGACGCCTGCATGCCCTACGAGGTCCAGCACCTTCACCAACGCGGCGTCCCCGACCCCTTCACGGTGGAGGACGCGTGACGGAGCTGCTCAACACCCTCTACGTCCAGACGCAGGGGAGCTACTTGAGGCTCGAGCACGACACCCTCAAGCTCGACATCGAGGGTAAAACGGCCGCGCAGATCCCTTTGCACCACCTGGGCGGCTTGGTGGTGTTCGGCAACGTGCTCCTCAGCCCCTTCCTCCTCCACCGCTGCGCCGAGGACGGGCGGAGCGTGGTGTGGCTCTCGCAAAACGGGCGCTTCAAAGCGCGGCTTTCGGCCCCCACGAGCGGCAACGTGCTGCTGCGCCGCGCGCAGCACGCCACCCTCGACTGCCCTGAGAGGACGCTTCAGCTCGCGCGCCGCATGGTTGCGGGCAAGCTGCAAAACGCCCGCACGGTGCTCCTGCGCGCGGCGCGGGAGGCGAGCAGCCCCGAGAGCGAAGGCACCTTGCGCGGCGCCGCCGCTCTGCACGCACAAGCCATCCTGGGTCTGCCGCGGCTGCGCTACCTAGACGAAGTGCGCGGTGCGGAGGGCGACGCAGCAGGGGCCTACTTCGCAGCGTTTAATGCGATGATCCGCACCCAAAAGGCGGACTTCACCTTTACCGGACGCTCCCGCCGCCCACCGCGCGACCGCGTGAACGCGCTTTTGTCCTTTCTTTACGGGATGCTCCGCAACGAGTGCGCGTCGGCGCTAGAGGGCGTCGGGCTTGACCCGCAGGTGGGCTTTTTGCACGCCCTGCGCCCCGGCCGCCCCACTCTGGCTCTCGACCTGATGGAGGAGCTGCGCGCGCCCTTGGCCGACCGCTTCGCCCTGACGCTCATCAACTTGGGCCAGATTAAACCCCAGGACTTCACGTCGCGGCCTGGCGGCGCAGTAGAGCTCAACGAAACCGGTCGCAAAACCGTCATCACGGCCTATCAGAAGCGCAAGCAAGAAACCCTTACCCATCCCCTTCTCAAAAAGCCGGTTCCAGTCGGCCTCATCCCGCACGTGCAAGCGCGGCTCTTGGCGCGGCATCTGCGCGGCGACTTGCTCGAGTACCCACCCTTTTTCTACCGCTAGGAGGCCAAAACCGCCGTGAACGTGCTCGTCACCTACGACGTCAACACCGAAACCCAAGCGGGGCGCCGCCGACTTCACAAGGTCGCAAAGACCTGCAAGAACTTCGGCCAGCGCGTGCAGTACTCCGTCTTCGAGTGCCGCGTGAACGCCGCTCAGTACGAAGACTTAGTCGCTAAGCTCAAAAGGATCATCAACCCCAAGAGTGACAGCTTGCGCGTTTACAAGCTGCGCGGGGAGCGGGAGGAGTTCCTCGAGACCTTCGGCCTCGACCGCCATGTAGACTTTGACGAGCCTCTCGTCCTCTAGCCGCGCGAACCCCAAGCGAGTGCCCAACCCCTGGGGGGTTCGCGCAAGCCGCTTTTTGCGTGAGCGGCGAGAACTTTGATAACTAAGAAGCTGTGCCAAAGGCTGCGCGAAGCGCGTTGCGGACAGGTTCGCGCAAAGCGGTGCTGGAGAAACGTCTCTGACGCGTGCTATGCTGCGACCGTTGCAGCCGTCCTTCGGGGCGGCTGAGGATTGAAACGTTGGGCCGCTGCGAGCCCTCAAGGGGGCGTCTGGTTGCAGCCGTCCTTCGGGGCGGCTGAGGATTGAAACGGGGCGCTAACAGCCACACGGGCGAGTTCGACACGGTTGCAGCCGTCCTTCGGGGCGGCTGAGGATTGAAACTTGCTGACCCTGCACCTCCGCGGGCAGGGAATTGAGTTGCAGCCGTCCTTCGGGGCGGCTGAGGATTGAAACCCGAGATGTGGCCTTGGAGGCGTGGCTGAGGGGTTGCAGCCGTCCTTCGGGGCGGCTGAGGATTGAAACAAGCTCCAGCGGTGCGCGCCCTCACGCGGGGGGAACGGTTGCAGCCGTCCTTCGGGGCGGCTGAGGATTGAAACTGATCAAATTCGCGGGGGGTAAATTCGCGGGGGGGTTGCAGCCGTCCTTCGGGGCGGCTGAGGATTGAAACTGCTGCCCAAGGAGGCAATCATGACGGACGAGATAGTTGCAGCCGTCCTTCGGGGCGGCTGAGGATTGAAACGGTCGCGCGCGCTGGAGCGTCAACCGGCTGTCCAGTTGCAGCCGTCCTTCGGGGCGGCTGAGGATTGAAACGAATCCAATGTCAGGGACGACATAGAGGAAATAAGTTGCAGCCGTCCTTCGGGGCGGCTGAGGATTGAAACGCTTTGCAGAAGCTTGTCTATCAGCATGTCAAGGTTGCAGCCGTCCTTCGGGGCGGCTGAGGATTGAAACAGAAGCCTGAGACTGGATAATCTCCCCTATCTCGTCAGTTGCAGCCGTCCTTCGGGGCGGCTGAGGATTGAAACGTGGGATCGGCGGCCAAGGGGGTGCGCTCGGCGAGTTGCAGCCGTCCTTCGGGGCGGCTGAGGATTGAAACTGTCGACATCGCCACCCACCCAGCCTTCGTCTACGAGTTGCAGCCGTCCTTCGGGGCGGCTGAGGATTGAAACACCAGAGGGAGGTGTGCAGGTATCACGTCACGGACAGTTGCAGCCGTCCTTCGGGGCGGCTGAGGATTGAAACTGTTGCAACGGTCCCCGGTGGGCGGGGCGGGGTGGGTTGCAGCCGTCCTTCGGGGCGGCTGAGGATTGAAACTTGACTCTCTCCCGCACCCCGACCTCAGCTGCATAGTTGCAGCCGTCCTTCGGGGCGGCTGAGGATTGAAACACCATCACCCAACACACCCTGACAATGACCGCAATGTTGCAGCCGTCCTTCGGGGCGGCTGAGGATTGAAACACCGTCCGCCTCGACGTCTCCGCACCGGTGCACTAGTTGCAGCCGTCCTTCGGGGCGGCTGAGGATTGAAACTTTGCGTCCTACCAAGAGCTGTCGATCGAGGGGGTGTTGCAGCCGTCCTTCGGGGCGGCTGAGGATTGAAACAGCGGGCTAAAAGCCGAAAGCGCGAGTTTTATGGGGGGTTGCAGCCGTCCTTCGGGGCGGCTGAGGATTGAAACTCCGTATCCACGGAAAACTGGCGCCGCAGTGCCTCCCCGTTGCAGCCGTCCTTCGGGGCGGCTGAGGATTGAAACAAACGGCGCCGCGGCTTGCGGGCGCCGCCGGATCGTTGCAGCCGCCCTTCGGGGCGGCTGAGGATTGAAACCTGGTGCGCCAGGTCTTTCCAGACGCGCCGGCTGTTGTTGCAGCCGCCCTTCGGGGCGGCTGAGGATTGAAACTGCTCGAGCGCGAAGGTGTTGGCGTCGAGCACGTGTTGCAGCCGCCCTTCGGGGCGGCTGAGGATTGAAACAAAGCAACAAATGGGTCGTCGTTCCCATGACAAACAGCAGACATTGTTACAATGGCCTCTCGGCGCGACGTGGAGGGGGTGCTGTCTGATGTGCGGCATCCTTTTCCAGACTAGACGCTTCTAGCGTGCAGTCGAGAGCGACGCACCCGTCGGTGCAGCTTGGCTGTTCATTTTCGTGCAAGCGGCGCATTTTGAGCAAAAGTAGTGATGTTCTAAGAGCGAGTAGATTCCAAGGAGGGGACACTTGACGCCTATTACGAAAACGGCACCGACCATTCAAACGGGGACGCGCTTGGTGGGCAAACCGCAACACGAGCACCTGCGGTGGTTTGCCGAAGGGGTTGAAAGCGTGCTACGTGCGCACGGCCACACCTTGCTCGGCGAGGACGAGGGCACGCCGCGGCTCGTCATCAACTTCACCGACGCAAAACGCCCACGCTCGTTCCGCCGCAAGTCGCAAGGGACGTTTGTCGTATCGGTCGTCGAGGTGGGAAAAGAGCCGGAAAACATCCTCCAGGCGGCGTAC
This window contains:
- the cmr4 gene encoding type III-B CRISPR module RAMP protein Cmr4, with translation MNATLLIWQALTPVHSGTGQASAGVIDLPIARETATGFPIVPASSIKGVLRDGRTDEETNQRYGSLDAAAKLTFTDARLLCLPVRSYRGTFAFVTCPLIINRLRRDAGALGLGLELPDLPETLDKAHVTGNTLQHGGKVLFEDIDLSAFECPNAKALANALAQYAGLGESFKSRLAVVPNDIFTFFSETATEVAAHIALESETKTVKGGALWYEEALPAESLLSSFVLKELDKNGKPVNFDAKKRSPLQIGGKGSVGKGLLRVVEASGG
- the cmr5 gene encoding type III-B CRISPR module-associated protein Cmr5 codes for the protein MAKLQTRAQADLKRAAEAISSLQRQSDGVKKNYLSRVKQFPALVMTVGLAQALAFSAEKAGKDSDLGKAHQKVLEHTAAILGVSDALAAAQNADAAQYMHMTRRVLAAWVYYRRLAVSLLDPEGKLAAEGEDEA
- the cmr6 gene encoding type III-B CRISPR module RAMP protein Cmr6 → MRRLAGFPLKGASHAGHAIHRLLPQKERGGEDAQKERLKTIVALPISDAYAIAFKLWQEQLEEHAANVAEAEKALNEPVPEEQRTACVKLSATTRGPLAIGLGNPSPYEVGLTLHHTYGVPYLPGTALKGLARRAALKQGMSEADAAFRVLFGDTKSAGYVTFWDGWLDAGCEKPLQLDTITVHHPEYYQGGKAWPTDFDDPNPVAFLSVRVGVRFQLRLTGPGEWVTLAAQLLEWGLTHLGLGGKTNAGYGDFEVRREKSEAELAAEKRREEEARVLRAHQDRFETYQGRINRLRMNNPMGEVSNIVNETQNLPEPLRRQLLEALLEKLESDSRTRNSGKLLKKVRDALEALS
- the csx2 gene encoding TIGR02221 family CRISPR-associated protein translates to MIILSSLGTGRYREARYQSEHHAEDVTTGLFATVLHKWHPEAKIKILATKAARESENGRYLQEHHPDFELVDIPEGRNEAEAWALFETLADPAVLPEGERVIFDITHGLRSLPMLGFLALSYLRVVRNITIEKVYYGALELTPKGGEKPLTPVVDLTPLVNLLDWAQAAKRFQDTGDARLFKALLRDKEHHGLNSLADKLTQFSEAMVYNRTREASHVVNQLKGDVSKSRKAVMTHKQTPFNLVFDQIDGAIRELCTEDVSDGQSLLIAHYGQIQWYLQRKHYAQAIALAREWLVSFWLWKAHGHFDHEHNELISREVAEDWLKEKANADKLRKMSWQEALDAVSNKPKNRDIAWYPLIKLWGELADVRNDFAHFGFRSNPKSTTTLQRDISELIARIPAAVRPLGLELNPHTQGNAS
- a CDS encoding putative CRISPR-associated protein; the protein is MSQRIISTVGTSLLTNARRLGFNPDDPPALHALLRQRPQEACAESNALSRLAQAGDELVFLHSDTEEGERCSRVLADFFTERGYRARGERVAGLSYNEKGFVQRGLRRFVRLLAEELREAQRRGLTPSINATGGFKAEIAYATAVGLVFQTPVSYIHEKFGDIVTLPATPIAWDYALFSWYRDFFEWVDAEPRATREVQRRLRAMPDAVALLLDDAEDGHTYLSPLGEAYLEAFKGQQESRRPLRLSASAEKTYRNLDLSAQDRYRQVLERLRLGEGGDWQRSAETVRNGIYKFPKGHTAERVFFSEQDGVLYVLELCGHDDERRYQHLIARIDWDDYDQDAFTELP
- the cas4 gene encoding CRISPR-associated protein Cas4; this translates as MTTTKTPSPSSPDDPVPISALQHYLYCPRQCALIHVEQTFEENLYTLRGRRVHEQAHESGGEVVAGVRLERALPLYSESLGLIGKADVVEFLPDGAPYPVEYKAGARKKRNADDVQLCAQAMCLEEMLGVSIPEGSLFYDRSKRRRVVAFTEALRETVQSAVQRVRELFEEATLPAPPADERCKACSLLDACMPYEVQHLHQRGVPDPFTVEDA
- the cas1c gene encoding type I-C CRISPR-associated endonuclease Cas1c; protein product: MTELLNTLYVQTQGSYLRLEHDTLKLDIEGKTAAQIPLHHLGGLVVFGNVLLSPFLLHRCAEDGRSVVWLSQNGRFKARLSAPTSGNVLLRRAQHATLDCPERTLQLARRMVAGKLQNARTVLLRAAREASSPESEGTLRGAAALHAQAILGLPRLRYLDEVRGAEGDAAGAYFAAFNAMIRTQKADFTFTGRSRRPPRDRVNALLSFLYGMLRNECASALEGVGLDPQVGFLHALRPGRPTLALDLMEELRAPLADRFALTLINLGQIKPQDFTSRPGGAVELNETGRKTVITAYQKRKQETLTHPLLKKPVPVGLIPHVQARLLARHLRGDLLEYPPFFYR
- the cas2 gene encoding CRISPR-associated endonuclease Cas2; protein product: MNVLVTYDVNTETQAGRRRLHKVAKTCKNFGQRVQYSVFECRVNAAQYEDLVAKLKRIINPKSDSLRVYKLRGEREEFLETFGLDRHVDFDEPLVL